A single Methylomonas sp. AM2-LC DNA region contains:
- a CDS encoding acyltransferase family protein — protein sequence MNKGFSSVLNISRWVAALLVVVHHVRHLVLADLNDVANAGLLTKAFYFWTGLGHEAVVVFFVVSGLLVGALTLEKWRLGKANGVFDYLAHRFSRIYIVFIPALAVGYGLDYMGLLAFDNAQLYSNSYQYHTISLDTIIKDNLSIEVLLGNLFMLQKVCVSVLGSNGPLWSLAFEWWYYILWILCIAIIFMRGIRQWLSAALLIVLLAALPWEILLWMNIWLLGVATYYYGRSNWPKPSPWLSFGLFVVALVVSRQSTHYFNQVNTVFINPHFIRDFGLGLVFSVFLASCSQLSQPFRGDALHTKLAGFSYSLYLVHFPAMVFLVAASHQLLNSGFLLQPSFKAYSYFMLCVVVLCVYGYLFSLVTEKHTFKLVKLLKSIGVGRVWQV from the coding sequence ATGAATAAGGGATTTTCTTCGGTATTGAATATATCGCGCTGGGTTGCGGCGTTACTGGTGGTTGTTCATCATGTACGGCATCTTGTGCTGGCCGATTTAAACGATGTTGCCAATGCGGGTCTACTCACTAAAGCGTTTTATTTTTGGACGGGTTTAGGTCATGAGGCCGTGGTGGTGTTTTTTGTGGTCAGCGGTTTATTAGTCGGCGCACTCACCTTAGAAAAATGGCGGCTGGGAAAAGCAAACGGTGTGTTTGATTATCTGGCGCATCGATTTTCCAGAATCTATATTGTGTTTATTCCTGCTTTAGCGGTGGGCTATGGCTTGGATTATATGGGGTTATTGGCTTTTGATAATGCTCAACTTTATTCTAATTCGTATCAATACCACACTATTTCACTGGATACGATCATCAAAGATAATTTAAGTATTGAAGTGTTGCTGGGCAATCTGTTTATGTTACAAAAAGTCTGCGTGTCCGTATTGGGCAGTAATGGACCGTTATGGAGCTTGGCTTTTGAATGGTGGTACTATATTTTATGGATACTGTGCATAGCCATTATTTTTATGCGCGGCATAAGGCAATGGCTATCAGCGGCGTTATTAATAGTGTTACTGGCGGCGTTGCCGTGGGAAATTTTATTGTGGATGAATATATGGCTACTTGGCGTAGCCACCTATTATTATGGCCGCTCAAATTGGCCTAAACCATCACCTTGGTTGAGTTTTGGGTTGTTTGTAGTGGCACTGGTTGTTTCCCGGCAAAGTACCCATTATTTTAATCAAGTAAACACGGTATTTATCAACCCACATTTTATTAGAGATTTTGGCTTGGGCTTGGTGTTTTCGGTGTTTTTGGCCAGCTGTTCTCAATTGAGCCAGCCTTTTAGAGGGGATGCTTTACATACCAAGCTGGCAGGCTTTTCATATTCGCTTTATCTGGTACATTTTCCGGCTATGGTGTTTTTAGTTGCCGCAAGTCATCAATTGTTGAATAGCGGCTTCTTGCTGCAGCCCAGTTTTAAAGCCTATAGTTATTTCATGCTGTGCGTGGTTGTGTTGTGTGTGTATGGTTATTTATTTTCTTTGGTTACCGAAAAACATACCTTTAAACTGGTTAAGTTGCTGAAATCTATTGGTGTTGGTAGGGTTTGGCAGGTTTAA
- a CDS encoding transglycosylase SLT domain-containing protein, translated as MIGTDTSNAILFNFQPSGASALTVLADKLSQTGVTGSTQLAKHDSARILSIKDRFERAALAVQLPPALLAAMASRESRCGATLDSNGYGDNQHAFGILQIDKRYHTLQGVADPHSDAHICQASTLLNAFLQQITCHYPHWPAARQLQAAVVAYNAGVKNVKTLQGMDIGTTHNDYSNDVWARALYFAGH; from the coding sequence ATGATAGGAACAGATACCAGCAATGCAATACTTTTTAACTTTCAACCCAGCGGTGCTTCGGCACTAACTGTGCTGGCTGATAAGCTTAGCCAAACTGGCGTGACTGGCTCAACACAACTGGCTAAGCATGATAGCGCCAGAATATTATCTATTAAAGACCGTTTTGAACGCGCGGCGCTGGCAGTCCAACTACCACCCGCACTATTGGCGGCTATGGCCAGCCGCGAAAGCCGTTGCGGAGCGACGCTGGATAGCAACGGCTATGGCGACAATCAACATGCCTTTGGCATACTGCAAATTGATAAACGTTACCATACCCTGCAAGGCGTGGCAGATCCTCACAGTGATGCACATATATGCCAGGCCAGCACCTTACTTAACGCATTTCTGCAACAAATTACCTGTCATTATCCGCACTGGCCAGCAGCAAGACAATTACAAGCTGCCGTGGTTGCCTACAACGCTGGCGTTAAAAACGTAAAAACCCTGCAAGGCATGGATATTGGTACTACGCATAACGATTATTCTAACGATGTGTGGGCAAGAGCCTTATATTTTGCCGGTCATTAA
- a CDS encoding acyltransferase, protein MKHRFAYLDGIRGLAAIFVVTRHTPSYWDFNVFHSYLAVDLFFILSGFVIAHAYEDKLTNGSISFFKFIKIRLIRLYPIFGLSITLCAINLLLNQHLFNGNDAIEFFTTALFIPYPTDSSPELFPLNNPYWSLFYELIINFVYASTRKWQSTNILLSIISISALLLIGIAYTHNDLNAGFFMSIQSISAGIVRAAFGFFTGVLLYRYHAKIYNYTKNRALPYVAFIIVLVSLSLPYSDYIAWIDVITVCILFPICVAFAATPTSRSKSESILLALGSASYPIYVLHKPLSEITSLLINNAEVKFAPYSGIAFMLTIFGLSIFLEKYYDIPFRKKLTRAFVK, encoded by the coding sequence AGCATAGATTTGCATACCTGGACGGCATACGCGGCTTGGCTGCAATTTTTGTTGTAACTCGCCATACCCCTAGTTATTGGGATTTCAATGTCTTTCATTCATATCTCGCTGTAGATTTATTTTTTATACTTAGCGGCTTTGTTATCGCTCACGCTTATGAAGATAAACTTACAAACGGTTCAATCAGTTTTTTCAAATTCATTAAAATCCGCTTAATTCGTTTATATCCAATTTTCGGTTTATCGATCACTCTTTGTGCAATTAACCTGCTATTAAATCAACACTTATTTAATGGTAACGATGCAATAGAATTCTTTACTACTGCGCTTTTTATTCCCTACCCAACAGACTCAAGCCCCGAACTATTCCCTCTTAACAATCCTTACTGGTCATTGTTTTATGAGTTGATAATAAACTTCGTTTATGCCTCTACTCGAAAGTGGCAATCCACAAACATATTGCTTTCTATAATAAGCATTTCTGCATTACTATTAATAGGCATCGCATACACACACAATGATTTAAATGCTGGTTTTTTCATGAGCATCCAATCAATTTCCGCTGGTATAGTAAGAGCCGCTTTTGGCTTTTTTACAGGTGTTTTGCTATATAGATATCATGCAAAAATATACAATTACACCAAAAACAGAGCATTACCTTACGTTGCTTTTATCATCGTATTGGTCTCGCTTTCTCTCCCTTATTCAGACTACATTGCCTGGATAGATGTAATCACTGTATGTATACTGTTCCCAATATGCGTAGCATTCGCAGCCACACCAACGTCAAGATCTAAATCAGAATCCATCTTGCTTGCGCTTGGATCCGCAAGTTATCCAATCTATGTACTACACAAACCTTTAAGCGAAATCACTTCCTTATTAATCAACAACGCAGAAGTTAAATTCGCACCCTATAGCGGCATCGCTTTTATGCTAACAATCTTTGGACTATCAATATTTTTAGAAAAATATTACGATATTCCATTCCGCAAAAAACTAACCAGAGCCTTTGTCAAATAA
- a CDS encoding major capsid protein, with protein sequence MTTVALPNQFLTLADWAKMQDPDGRVAVIANLLSQTNEILEDAVFVEGNLPTGHRVSVATGLPAVYWRSYNKGIPSSKATVAQVDEQIGMLEAYAVVDKDLALLNGDVGAFRLQEDQLFLESMNQVQAQTLFYGNPANDARQFMGLRPRFNNTAAGNAQNVLDAGGTGSNNLTSVWLVVWGENTVFCPFPKGSQAGLIHEDMGEVTTWDDNQNRYQAFQTHYQWKNGLVVKDWRYVVRIANLLPSDLIGQVNTQSATASTQLLWLMSRALDRIPNLNAGRACFYMNRTVYSALRLAALQKSNYALSIDEALSQFGVPQRWTKFMGVPLRKVDQILNTESQVTSSS encoded by the coding sequence ATGACAACAGTAGCACTGCCTAACCAGTTTTTGACGTTAGCGGACTGGGCAAAAATGCAAGACCCTGATGGGCGGGTGGCAGTCATTGCCAACTTGCTGAGTCAGACCAATGAGATTTTAGAAGATGCGGTGTTTGTCGAGGGTAACTTGCCCACGGGTCACCGCGTAAGTGTAGCGACAGGTTTACCGGCGGTGTACTGGCGATCGTATAACAAGGGTATTCCCTCCAGTAAGGCCACCGTTGCACAGGTGGATGAGCAGATCGGTATGCTGGAAGCGTATGCGGTGGTGGATAAGGATTTGGCCTTGCTGAATGGCGATGTGGGGGCGTTTCGGTTACAGGAAGATCAGTTGTTTCTGGAATCTATGAACCAGGTACAGGCACAGACTTTGTTTTATGGTAATCCGGCCAATGATGCCCGTCAGTTTATGGGTTTGCGTCCGCGCTTTAATAACACAGCGGCAGGTAATGCCCAGAACGTGTTAGATGCAGGTGGTACCGGATCGAATAATTTAACCTCGGTTTGGTTGGTGGTGTGGGGTGAGAACACGGTGTTTTGTCCGTTTCCTAAGGGCAGTCAGGCGGGTTTGATTCATGAGGATATGGGCGAGGTGACTACTTGGGATGATAACCAGAACCGTTATCAGGCCTTCCAAACCCATTATCAATGGAAAAATGGTTTGGTGGTGAAAGATTGGCGTTATGTGGTGCGCATCGCCAACCTGTTACCTTCGGATTTGATTGGTCAGGTCAATACGCAGTCTGCGACGGCTTCTACGCAGTTGTTGTGGTTAATGTCGCGGGCGCTGGATCGTATCCCTAATTTAAATGCAGGCCGTGCCTGCTTTTATATGAATAGAACGGTGTATTCGGCGTTACGTTTGGCGGCGTTGCAAAAGTCGAATTATGCGTTGTCGATTGATGAGGCGTTGAGTCAATTTGGTGTGCCGCAACGTTGGACCAAGTTTATGGGTGTGCCGTTGCGTAAGGTGGATCAGATTTTAAATACCGAATCGCAAGTCACATCAAGTTCATAA